From a region of the Candida albicans SC5314 chromosome 1, complete sequence genome:
- a CDS encoding uncharacterized protein (Sorting nexin; role in maintaining late-Golgi resident enzymes in their proper location by recycling molecules from the prevacuolar compartment; Spider biofilm induced), which yields MSKPFQPISDVINTSPKNKSQSFNEIYGEPENFLEIEVKNPLTHGYGSNLFTDYEIVCRTNIPAFKKRESRIRRRYSDFVAFRKILEQETTRVIIPPLPGKIFLNSNKFNDLNIEKRRQGLEKFLIVVSGHPLLQTGSKSLIEFIQNEKWDPKQIIY from the coding sequence ATGTCAAAACCATTCCAGCCGATTAGTGATGTGATCAATACGTCACCCAAAAACAAATCCCAGTcttttaatgaaatataCGGAGAGCCAGAAAACTTTCTTGAAATAGAGGTGAAAAACCCATTAACTCACGGGTACGGACTGAACTTGTTCACTGATTACGAGATCGTTTGTCGAACGAACATCCCGGCATTtaagaaaagagaaagtCGAATTCGAAGAAGGTATAGTGACTTTGTTGCCTTTCGAAAGATTTTGGAACAAGAAACCACTAGAGTAATAATTCCACCATTACCAGGGAAAATATTCTTAAATCTgaataaattcaatgatttgaatattgaaaaaagaagacaAGGCTTAgagaaatttttgattgttgtaaGTGGCCATCCATTGCTCCAAACCGGATCGAAATCgttgattgaatttatcCAGAATGAAAAATGGGATCCAAAGCAAATAATCTATTGA
- a CDS encoding uncharacterized protein (Ortholog of C. dubliniensis CD36 : Cd36_02630, C. parapsilosis CDC317 : CPAR2_206910, Candida tenuis NRRL Y-1498 : cten_CGOB_00051 and Pichia stipitis Pignal : psti_CGOB_00173): MSPTAIRLSQKITVTPQYKYYLRRIPDFAMWATGIACFFGWPHVMVDVSNKMVGAPGNRGFFY; this comes from the coding sequence ATGTCACCAACTGCTATTAGATTGTCTCAAAAAATAACCGTCACCCCTCAATACAAATACTATTTACGTCGTATTCCAGATTTTGCCATGTGGGCCACTGGTATTGCTTGCTTTTTTGGATGGCCACATGTGATGGTTGATGTCAGCAACAAGATGGTTGGTGCCCCAGGTAACAGAGGATTCTTCTATTAA
- the OLE1 gene encoding stearoyl-CoA 9-desaturase (Fatty acid desaturase, essential protein involved in oleic acid synthesis; required for aerobic hyphal growth and chlamydospore formation; subject to hypoxic regulation; fluconazole-induced; caspofungin repressed; Hap43p-induced): MTTVEQLETVDITKLNAIAAGTNKKVPRVVAAGLGGKLMGTSDLVKVTAEEITKDSMESLAEKDAREKAKYANKKHISEEPWTLDNFAKKINWLNMILVVFIPVFGAYCAWNYPPQWKTLVLTFVMYAFSGISITAGYHRLYSHKSYDAALPVRLFFAFFGAGAIEGSIKWWGHSHRIHHRYTDTPRDPYDARRGFWFSHMGWMLTKANPKNRARADISDLVADWVVTFQHRHYLLLMITAAFIFPTLVAGLGWGDYWGGFIYAGILKGFAIQQATFCVNSLAHWIGVQPFDDRRTPRDHVLTAFVTFGEGYHNFHHEFPSDYRNALKWYQYDPTKVTIWCLSKLGLAWNLKKFSQNAIEQGLVQQQQKKLDRMKNKLNWGAEIEKLPVWTREEFNERAKQEGLIIISGIIHNVKNFIKEHPGGQALVRASLGKDATKAFNGAVYAHSNAAHNLLATMRVAVVKDGEVNADTFDLQEQMMEKEKQS, from the coding sequence ATGACTACAGTTGAACAACTTGAAACTGTTGATATCACTAAATTGAATGCCATTGCTGCTGGTACTAATAAGAAGGTGCCAAGAGTAGTGGCTGCTGGGTTAGGTGGTAAATTAATGGGTACTTCCGATTTAGTTAAGGTCACTGCCGAAGAAATCACCAAAGATTCAATGGAATCATTAGCTGAAAAGGATGCCAGAGAAAAGGCAAAATATGCCAACAAGAAACACATTTCAGAAGAGCCATGGACTTTAGACAATTTtgccaaaaaaatcaattggcTTAACATGATTTTGGTTGTTTTCATCCCTGTATTTGGAGCTTACTGCGCCTGGAATTACCCACCCCAATGGAAGACTCTAGTGTTGACATTTGTCATGTATGCCTTTAGTGGGATTTCCATTACTGCTGGTTACCATCGTTTGTATTCTCACAAATCATATGATGCTGCTTTGCCAGTGAGACTTTTCTTTGCCTTTTTCGGTGCCGGTGCCATTGAAGGTTCAATCAAATGGTGGGGTCATTCTCATCGTATTCACCACAGATACACCGATACTCCAAGAGACCCATATGATGCCAGAAGAGGTTTCTGGTTTTCTCACATGGGATGGATGTTGACTAAAGCCAACCCAAAGAACAGAGCTAGAGCCGACATTTCTGATCTTGTTGCCGACTGGGTTGTCACCTTCCAACACAGACATTATTTGTTGCTTATGATTACAGCTGCATTTATTTTCCCAACTTTGGTTGCTGGATTGGGCTGGGGTGACTACTGGGGAGGGTTCATTTATGCTGGTATTTTGAAAGGTTTTGCCATTCAACAAGCTACTTTCTGTGTCAACTCCTTGGCCCATTGGATTGGTGTTCAACCATTTGACGATAGAAGAACCCCTCGTGATCATGTGTTAACAGCATTTGTGACATTTGGTGAAGGTTACCATAACTTCCATCACGAATTCCCAAGTGATTACAGAAATGCATTGAAATGGTACCAATACGACCCAACCAAAGTTACCATTTGGTGTTTATCCAAACTTGGATTGGCCTGGAACTTGAAGAAGTTTTCCCAAAATGCCATTGAACAAGGTTTAgtccaacaacaacaaaagaaacttGATAGAATGAAGAACAAATTGAACTGGGGTGCAGAAATCGAAAAATTACCAGTCTGGACTAGAGAAGAATTCAACGAAAGAGCTAAACAAGAAGGATTGATTATCATTTCTGGTATAATTCACAACGTTAAGAACTTCATTAAAGAACACCCTGGTGGTCAAGCTCTTGTTAGGGCTTCTTTGGGTAAAGACGCCACAAAGGCCTTCAACGGTGCTGTATATGCTCATTCAAATGCTGCTCACAACTTGTTGGCAACCATGAGAGTTGCTGTAGTTAAAGATGGTGAAGTTAACGCTGACACTTTTGATTTACAAGAACAAATGATGGAGAAGGAAAAGCAATCTTAG
- the SDS24 gene encoding Sds24p (Protein similar to S. cerevisiae Sds24 involved in cell separation during budding; transcript regulated by Mig1 and Tup1; fluconazole-induced; flow model biofilm induced) — translation MVNPPQPRQMPKSPRLSTSTSSGPSAVPNLLGSPRPSPPQLQHQPSSASTSSTTSTATTGGSISATAPGSTQHYLHHHPSRKTSIVEILSSPPPLPTDPNDPIHQLSLSRHASTSSNKSSSQSIAPGSTAITNHAFSLVDWSEIPLTELTESNKLISIHSSHSVQSAFETLLKNNLTSVPVSISKSDPHDLTNCLTFDYSDLNTYLLLIMNKINYSELNVDDIGDPNISPQERHEFVTQTISKAKRGEEVPVEFIIKLHPKNPFIKFNETDTLFSVMETLGNGVHRIAITNEEGNKITGILSQRRLIKYMWENARRFPSLDFYLTSTLQDLKIGSSNPITIYEDQMLIEALHKMFNERVSSLAVIDRSRTLIGNISIVDVKNVTSSKNSHLLFKSVLNFISYNLSQKGIEEGQDQFPIFHVNNQTSLGRVIAKLVATQSHRLWIVDSSRQASSMSSASASAPNSGMNNGVTVGYPAPADSSITDKAEEVEASSMSSPQLNAAAAAAAAVATGAPTTATSAQPDFSYTSGTGKLVGVVTLTDILGLFATSKGRRTDPQAARNQRRRSSTSTTRSSIDSALSAEGILPSGSAIIGSSNAANTGRRGSVEVSSDVFRKSYTKAQENAFSKE, via the coding sequence ATGGTCAATCCTCCGCAACCAAGACAAATGCCTAAATCGCCACGTCTTTCAACGTCAACTTCTTCGGGTCCATCAGCTGTACCTAATCTATTAGGATCTCCTCGTCCATCTCCTCCGCAATTGCAACATCAGCCATCCAGCGCATCTACATCGTCAACAACCTCGACAGCAACAACAGGGGGGTCTATATCGGCAACTGCGCCTGGCTCTACCCAACATTACCTTCATCACCATCCTTCTCGTAAAACATCAATTGTGGAAATATTGAGCTCTCCACCGCCATTGCCAACAGACCCAAATGatccaattcatcaacttAGTTTGTCAAGACACGCCTCAACAAGCTCAaataaatcttcatcaCAATCAATCGCTCCTGGTTCGACAGCAATCACCAATCATGCATTCTCGTTGGTTGATTGGAGCGAAATTCCATTGACGGAGTTGACGGAATCAAACAAGTTGATCAGCATTCATAGTTCTCACTCGGTGCAATCGGCATTCGAAACGTTGCTCAAGAACAATTTGACCAGTGTTCCGGTATCCATTTCGAAATCTGACCCGCATGATTTAACTAATTGCTTAACTTTTGATTACAGTGATTTGAACACTTATCTTTTATTAATCATGAATAAAATCAACTATTCGGAATTGAATGTCGATGATATTGGTGATCCTAATATATCGCCTCAAGAAAGACATGAATTCGTTACTCAAACTATTAGCAAAGCTAAGAGGGGAGAAGAAGTCCCAGTTGAATTTATCATCAAGTTGCACCCAAAGAACCcattcatcaaattcaatgaaACCGATACTTTGTTCTCAGTGATGGAAACATTAGGTAATGGTGTTCACAGAATTGCTATCACCAACGAAGAAGGTAACAAAATAACCGGTATATTATCGCAAAGAAGATTGATTAAATACATGTGGGAAAATGCTAGAAGATTCCCTTCATTGGACTTTTATTTGACATCAACTTTGCAGGACTTGAAGATTGGGTCTTCCAACCCAATAACAATTTACGAGGATCAAATGTTGATAGAAGCTTTACACAAGATGTTCAACGAAAGAGTTTCATCGCTAGCAGTTATTGATCGATCAAGAACATTGATTGGAAACATCTCGATTGTTGATGTTAAAAATGTTACCAGCTCCAAAAATTCCCATTTGTTGTTCAAGTctgttttgaattttattaGCTATAATTTGTCACAAAAGGGAATTGAAGAAGGACAAGATCAATTCCCAATATTCCATGTCAATAATCAAACGTCATTAGGAAGAGTCATTGCAAAATTAGTTGCCACTCAATCTCATAGATTATGGATTGTTGACAGCTCACGTCAAGCCAGTTCCATGAGCAGTGCCAGTGCTTCTGCCCCCAATAGTGGGATGAACAATGGCGTAACCGTTGGCTATCCAGCACCAGCAGACTCATCAATAACAGATAAAGctgaagaagttgaagcTAGCAGTATGTCATCACCACAATTAaatgctgctgctgctgctgctgctgccgTCGCCACTGGTGCACCAACCACTGCTACCTCAGCTCAACCAGATTTTTCTTACACTAGTGGTACTGGAAAATTAGTTGGTGTTGTCACATTAACAGATATTTTAGGCTTGTTTGCTACTTCCAAGGGTAGAAGAACTGACCCTCAGGCTGCTAgaaatcaaagaagaagaagctCAACATCTACTACCAGATCATCTATCGATAGTGCTTTAAGTGCTGAAGGTATACTTCCATCCGGAAGCGCTATTATTGGTAGCAGTAACGCAGCCAACACCGGCCGCAGAGGTAGTGTTGAAGTTTCTAGTGATGTTTTCCGGAAATCATACACCAAGGCACAAGAAAATGCATTTTCAAAGGAAtag
- the TEF2 gene encoding translation elongation factor EF-1 alpha (Translation elongation factor 1-alpha; genes encoding ribosomal subunits, translation factors, and tRNA synthetases are downregulated upon phagocytosis by murine macrophage): protein MGKEKTHVNVVVIGHVDSGKSTTTGHLIYKCGGIDKRTIEKFEKEAAELGKGSFKYAWVLDKLKAERERGITIDIALWKFETPKYHVTVIDAPGHRDFIKNMITGTSQADCAILIIAGGTGEFEAGISKDGQTREHALLAYTLGVKQLIVAVNKMDSVKWDKNRFEEIIKETSNFVKKVGYNPKTVPFVPISGWNGDNMIEXSTNCPWYKGWEKETKSGKVTGKTLLEAIDAIEPPTRPTDKPLRLPLQDVYKIGGIGTVPVGRVETGIIKAGMVVTFAPAGVTTEVKSVEMHHEQLAEGVPGDNVGFNVKNVSVKEIRRGNVCGDSKNDPPKGCDSFNAQVIVLNHPGQISAGYSPVLDCHTAHIACKFDTLVEKIDRRTGKKLEENPKFVKSGDAAIVKMVPTKPMCVEAFTDYPPLGRFAVRDMRQTVAVGVIKSVEKSDKAGKVTKAAQKAAKK, encoded by the coding sequence ATGggtaaagaaaaaactcACGTTAacgttgttgttattggtCACGTCGATTCCGGTAAATCTACTACCACCGGTCACTTAATTTACAAGTGTGGTGGTATTGATAAAAGAACCATTGAAAARTTCGAAAAAGAAGCTGCTGAATTGGGTAAAGGTTCTTTCAAATACGCTTGGGTCTTGGACAAATTGAAGGctgaaagagaaagaggTATCACCATTGATATCGCTTTGTGGAAATTCGAAACTCCAAAATACCACGTTACCGTCATTGATGCTCCAGGTCACAGAGATTTCATCAAGAATATGATCACTGGTACTTCTCAAGCTGATTGTGctattttgattattgcTGGTGGTACTGGTGAATTCGAAGCCGGTATTTCTAAGGATGGTCAAACCAGAGAACACGCTTTGTTGGCTTACACTTTGGGTgtcaaacaattgattgttgcTGTCAACAAGATGGACTCTGTCAAATGGGACAAAAACagatttgaagaaatcatcAAGGAAACCTCCAACTTCGTCAAGAAGGTTGGTTACAACCCAAAGACTGTTCCATTCGTTCCAATCTCTGGTTGGAATGGTGACAACATGATTGAASCATCCACCAACTGTCCATGGTACAAGGGTTGGGAAAAGGAAACCAAATCCGGTAAAGTTACTGGTAAGACCTTGTTAGAAGCTATTGACGCTATTGAACCACCAACCAGACCAACCGACAAACCATTGAGATTGCCATTGCAAGATGTTTACAAGATCGGTGGTATTGGTACTGTGCCAGTCGGTAGAGTTGAAACTGGTATCATCAAAGCCGGTATGGTTGTTACTTTCGCCCCAGCTGGTGTTACCACTGAAGTCAAATCCGTTGAAATGCATCACGAACAATTGGCTGAAGGTGTTCCAGGTGACAATGTTGGTTTCAACGTTAAGAACGTTTCCgttaaagaaattagaaGAGGTAACGTTTGTGGTGACTCCAAGAACGATCCACCAAAGGGTTGTGACTCTTTCAATGCCCAAGTCATTGTTTTGAACCATCCAGGTCAAATCTCTGCTGGTTACTCTCCAGTCTTGGATTGTCACACTGCCCACATTGCTTGTAAATTCGACACTTTGGTTGAAAAGATTGACAGAAGAACTGGTAAGaaattggaagaaaatCCAAAATTCGTCAAATCCGGTGATGCTGCTATCGTCAAGATGGTCCCAACCAAACCAATGTGTGTTGAAGCTTTCACTGACTACCCACCATTAGGTAGATTCGCTGTCAGAGATATGAGACAAACCGTTGCTGTTGGTGTCATCAAATCTGTTGAAAAATCCGACAAAGCTGGTAAAGTTACCAAGGCTGCTCAAAAAGCTGCTAAGAAATAA